CCGCGCCGATGCTGACGGCGCACGTGCTGGCCACCGTGCTGTGCGCGGCGCTGATCCTGCTGTCCGAACAGCTCTGCCGCGTGCTCGACTCGGTGTTGCGGCACGCCGGCACCGCTGCGGTGGCGGCCCTCGACCGCGGCGGCCTCGGCAGTCCCTCCTACCGGTTTGCGCTGACGGCGGAAGTGTTGGCGTCCGGCACCGGAAACCGTGGCCCACCGGCGGTCCCGCTGGCCGCCTGATCGCTCACCTCGGGGTGCAGCCCGATCGGGCGTTCCGGTCGTGCTGATTCACCGCCGCTGCCCGATGCAGCCGCGGTTTCTCGCGTCACCCGGTGACGCGCCCCTACCACGAAGGTGAGCCATTGATGAATTCTGTTGCGTTGCTTCGCACGTTGGCCGTCACGGCGGTGTCCGCGACCGCGCTGCTGGGGATAGGTTGCTCCACATCGGAGACCAAGACCCAGGCCCAGTCGATCACCGTCCAGGACGCCTGGGTCAAGGCCGTCGACGCCGACATGACATCGGCGTTCGCGCGCCTGACCAACGACGGCGGCGCCGATGCGCGGTTGCTGTCGGCGACCTCGCCGGTCAGCGGTGAGGTGGAGATCCACGAGGTGATCGACGGTCGGATGCAGACCAAGGACGACGGACTGCTGATCCCGGCCGGGGGTGTGGCCGAACTGCATCCGGGCGCCGATCACCTCATGCTGATGGACCTGCGTGAACCGCTCACGCCCGGGAGCGACGTGGAGATCCTCGCCACGTTCGAAGACGGGTCCCAGCTGCCGATCACCGCGCAGGTCCGCGATTTCGCGGGCGCGGAGGAGGACTACGGGCCGGACCCGCACGCGGGTCATGGGGCGGACGCGCACCCCGATCACGGAGCGGAGTCCCATGGCTGAGTTGAGCCGGCGCCGCTTGTTGGGTGCCGGTGCACTGGTCGCGGGCAGCGCCGGTGCCGCCGCGGTCGTCGGGCCCCGTCTGGTGTCCGGCGCCGCGGCGGTCGGTGATCCTGCCGTCGAGCCGTTCTACGGTCCGCATCAGGGCGGCATCGCCACCGTGCCGCAGGGCTACGCCACGCTGATGGCGTTCGACCTGCGACCCGATCACCGCACCGCCGCCAGTCTGCGGTCGATCATGAAGTTGTGGACCGCCGACGCCGCCCGGCTGACGCAGGGCCTGCCGGCCATCGCCGACACCGAGCCGGAGTTGGCGACCAGCCCGGCTCGGCTGACCGTCACCGTCGGCTACGGACCCACCCTGTTCGACGCGCTGCGGATGACCGGGGCGCGCCCGGCCACGCTGCGCGAGCTGCCGGCGTTCTC
This DNA window, taken from Mycolicibacterium sp. MU0050, encodes the following:
- a CDS encoding copper chaperone PCu(A)C — encoded protein: MNSVALLRTLAVTAVSATALLGIGCSTSETKTQAQSITVQDAWVKAVDADMTSAFARLTNDGGADARLLSATSPVSGEVEIHEVIDGRMQTKDDGLLIPAGGVAELHPGADHLMLMDLREPLTPGSDVEILATFEDGSQLPITAQVRDFAGAEEDYGPDPHAGHGADAHPDHGAESHG